A region of Mycolicibacterium brumae DNA encodes the following proteins:
- a CDS encoding cupin domain-containing protein, with protein sequence MQPNAVTHVAALTLNHEPVPAEQSVHDDPTTAATALGEFGGLEVGVWEMSPGVMTDVEAEELFVVLSGAATVEFDDGSPALALRAGDVVRLAGGSHTVWTVTETLRKVYLA encoded by the coding sequence ATGCAGCCCAACGCCGTCACGCACGTCGCCGCCCTGACGCTCAACCACGAGCCGGTCCCCGCCGAACAGTCTGTTCATGACGACCCGACCACCGCGGCCACCGCCCTCGGCGAGTTCGGCGGACTGGAGGTCGGCGTCTGGGAGATGAGCCCCGGGGTGATGACCGACGTGGAGGCCGAGGAGCTGTTCGTGGTGCTCTCCGGCGCGGCCACCGTCGAGTTCGACGACGGCAGCCCGGCGCTGGCGCTGCGCGCCGGTGATGTGGTGCGCCTGGCCGGTGGCAGCCACACCGTGTGGACGGTCACCGAGACGCTGCGCAAGGTGTACCTGGCTTAG
- a CDS encoding acyl-CoA dehydrogenase family protein, whose protein sequence is MSDTHVVFNQVPPLQGYNPATSPVLAEALEREGGGWGAEEVFALGALAGTAEAERWGDLADRNAPILRAYDRYGHRVDEIEYDPAYHELMRTAIAHGLHAAPWAEDRPGAHVVRAAKNGVWTVEPGHLCPISMTYAVVPALRHNPELAAIYEPLLTSRIYDPELTVPATKTGITAGMSMTEKQGGSDVRAGTTQAVPNADGSHTLTGHKWFTSAAMSDIFLVLAQAPAGLSCFMLPRVLPDGTRNRMRIMRVKDKLGNHANASSEIEYDGAAAWLVGEEGRGVRTIIEMVNLTRLDCALGSATSMRKGLAQAMHHTAHRKAFGGYLIDAPLMRNVLADMAVEAEAATMLAMRMAGATDRAVRGDEREAMLRRIGLAAAKYWICKQATAHAAEAMECFGGNGYAEESGMPRLFREAPLMGIWEGSGNVSALDTLRAMATKPECVEVLLDELAGPAGQDARLGAHVDGLRAQLADPATLEYRARAVAENIALALQGALLVGRGHPAVAEAFLVTRLDGRHGGAYGTLPTGLDLAPILERAMVKG, encoded by the coding sequence ATGTCGGACACCCACGTCGTTTTCAACCAGGTCCCGCCGCTGCAGGGCTACAACCCCGCCACATCGCCGGTGCTGGCCGAGGCGCTGGAACGCGAAGGCGGCGGCTGGGGCGCCGAGGAGGTGTTCGCGCTCGGCGCACTGGCAGGCACCGCCGAAGCCGAGCGCTGGGGCGACCTCGCCGACCGCAACGCGCCGATCCTGCGCGCCTACGACCGCTACGGCCACCGCGTCGATGAGATCGAATACGACCCCGCCTATCACGAGCTGATGCGCACCGCGATCGCGCACGGCCTGCACGCCGCGCCGTGGGCCGAAGACCGCCCGGGCGCCCACGTCGTGCGCGCCGCGAAGAACGGCGTGTGGACCGTCGAACCTGGGCACTTGTGCCCGATCTCCATGACCTATGCCGTCGTCCCCGCGCTGCGGCACAACCCGGAGCTCGCCGCGATCTACGAACCGCTGCTGACCTCGCGGATCTACGACCCCGAACTCACCGTCCCGGCGACCAAAACCGGCATCACGGCGGGCATGTCGATGACCGAGAAACAGGGCGGCTCCGACGTCCGCGCCGGCACCACCCAAGCGGTTCCCAACGCCGACGGCAGCCACACCCTGACCGGGCACAAGTGGTTCACCTCCGCCGCGATGAGCGATATCTTCCTGGTGCTCGCCCAGGCCCCCGCCGGGTTGAGCTGCTTCATGCTGCCGCGGGTGCTGCCCGACGGAACCCGCAACCGGATGCGCATCATGCGGGTCAAGGACAAGCTCGGCAACCACGCCAACGCCTCCAGCGAGATCGAATACGACGGCGCCGCCGCGTGGCTGGTGGGCGAGGAGGGCCGCGGCGTGCGGACCATCATCGAGATGGTCAACCTCACCCGGCTGGACTGCGCGCTGGGCAGCGCCACCTCGATGCGCAAGGGCCTGGCCCAGGCGATGCACCACACCGCCCACCGCAAGGCGTTCGGCGGCTACCTGATCGACGCGCCGCTGATGCGCAATGTGCTCGCCGATATGGCGGTGGAGGCCGAGGCCGCCACCATGCTGGCCATGCGGATGGCCGGCGCCACCGACCGCGCCGTCCGCGGCGACGAGCGGGAGGCGATGCTGCGCCGTATCGGTCTGGCCGCGGCCAAGTACTGGATCTGCAAGCAGGCCACCGCGCACGCCGCCGAGGCGATGGAGTGCTTCGGCGGCAACGGCTACGCCGAGGAATCCGGCATGCCACGGCTGTTCCGGGAGGCCCCGCTGATGGGCATCTGGGAGGGCTCCGGGAACGTCAGCGCGCTGGACACGCTGCGCGCCATGGCCACCAAACCGGAGTGCGTGGAAGTGCTGCTCGACGAGCTGGCGGGGCCGGCCGGCCAAGACGCCCGGCTCGGCGCGCACGTCGACGGGCTGCGCGCGCAACTGGCCGACCCGGCGACGCTGGAGTACCGGGCCCGCGCGGTCGCGGAGAACATCGCGCTGGCGCTACAGGGCGCGCTGCTGGTCGGCCGCGGCCACCCGGCGGTCGCCGAAGCGTTCCTGGTCACCCGCCTCGACGGCCGCCACGGCGGCGCGTACGGCACCCTGCCGACGGGGCTGGACCTCGCGCCCATCCTGGAGCGCGCGATGGTGAAGGGCTGA
- a CDS encoding crotonase/enoyl-CoA hydratase family protein yields MGAVTVRVERDGPVTTVILSRPHARNAVDGPTAAALHDAFAAFDADDTAAVAVLAGDGGTFCSGADLKAMGGPESNRVEPDGPGPMGPTRMTLSKPVIAAVSGHAVAGGLELALWCDLRVVESDAVFGVFCRRWGVPLIDGGTVRLPRLIGGSRAMDLILTGRAVDAQEALAIGLANRVVPPGQARAAAEALAAELAGLPQGCLRADRASALGQWGMAEPDALVAEFASLAAVAPESLAGAKRFAQGAGRHGAPAD; encoded by the coding sequence ATGGGCGCTGTGACGGTTCGGGTGGAGCGCGACGGCCCGGTGACCACGGTCATCCTGTCGCGGCCGCACGCCCGCAACGCCGTCGACGGCCCCACCGCCGCCGCGCTGCACGACGCATTCGCCGCCTTCGACGCCGACGACACCGCCGCCGTGGCGGTGCTGGCCGGTGACGGCGGCACGTTCTGTTCCGGCGCGGATCTCAAGGCGATGGGCGGCCCCGAGAGCAACCGCGTCGAACCCGACGGGCCCGGACCGATGGGCCCGACCCGGATGACGCTGTCCAAACCGGTGATCGCCGCCGTCAGCGGGCACGCGGTGGCCGGCGGGCTGGAACTCGCGCTGTGGTGCGACCTGCGGGTCGTCGAGTCCGACGCCGTGTTTGGGGTGTTCTGCCGGCGCTGGGGGGTGCCGCTGATCGACGGCGGCACCGTCCGGCTGCCCCGGCTGATCGGGGGATCCCGCGCGATGGACCTGATCCTCACGGGCCGCGCTGTGGACGCGCAGGAGGCGCTGGCCATCGGGCTGGCCAACCGGGTGGTTCCGCCCGGGCAGGCCCGCGCCGCCGCGGAGGCGCTCGCCGCCGAGCTGGCCGGGTTGCCGCAGGGTTGTCTGCGCGCCGACCGTGCCTCGGCGCTCGGCCAGTGGGGGATGGCCGAGCCGGACGCGCTGGTCGCCGAATTCGCCAGCCTGGCCGCCGTCGCGCCGGAATCGCTGGCTGGCGCGAAACGCTTCGCCCAGGGCGCCGGCCGGCACGGGGCGCCCGCCGATTAA
- the rpsL gene encoding 30S ribosomal protein S12 has translation MPTINQLVRKGRHDKATKVKTAALKGSPQRRGVCTRVYTTTPKKPNSALRKVARVRLTSGVEVTAYIPGEGHNLQEHSMVLVRGGRVKDLPGVRYKIIRGSLDTQGVKNRKQARSRYGAKKEKS, from the coding sequence ATGCCAACCATCAACCAGCTGGTCCGCAAGGGCCGCCACGACAAGGCGACGAAGGTGAAGACCGCGGCGCTGAAGGGCAGCCCGCAGCGCCGTGGCGTGTGCACCCGCGTGTACACCACCACCCCGAAGAAGCCGAACTCGGCGCTTCGCAAGGTCGCCCGTGTGCGGCTGACCAGTGGCGTTGAGGTCACCGCTTACATCCCCGGCGAAGGCCACAACCTGCAGGAGCACTCGATGGTGCTGGTGCGCGGTGGTCGTGTGAAGGACCTGCCGGGTGTGCGTTACAAGATCATCCGCGGTTCGCTCGACACCCAGGGTGTGAAGAACCGCAAGCAGGCCCGTAGCCGCTACGGCGCCAAGAAGGAGAAGAGCTAA
- a CDS encoding PaaX family transcriptional regulator C-terminal domain-containing protein, with protein sequence MPGTRRLTARSVVLSVLLGAHPASATAAELIRLTRDFGIRESTLRVALSRMEAAGDLIRADDGYRLADRLLARQRRQDAALEPSLRDWDGSWTTLVITAVGADARSRADLRARLRQARFGELREGVWLRPANLEDSGFDDLAGRARVLSARDDDPAALAAALWDLDGWAGRGRDLLAALSRADDVPARFAVAAAIVRHLLTDPVLPTALLPPDWPGDQLRAAYREFAADFARRLASTP encoded by the coding sequence GTGCCCGGGACCCGCCGGCTCACCGCGCGGTCGGTGGTGCTGTCGGTGCTGCTCGGCGCGCACCCCGCCTCGGCGACGGCTGCTGAACTGATCCGGCTGACCCGCGACTTCGGCATCCGGGAGTCCACCCTGCGGGTGGCGCTGAGCCGGATGGAGGCCGCCGGGGACCTGATCCGCGCCGACGACGGCTACCGGCTCGCCGACCGATTGCTGGCACGGCAGCGCCGCCAGGACGCCGCCCTGGAACCGTCCCTGCGGGACTGGGACGGCAGCTGGACCACGCTGGTGATCACCGCCGTCGGCGCCGACGCCCGGTCCCGCGCGGACCTACGCGCGCGGCTGCGTCAGGCCCGGTTCGGCGAACTGCGCGAGGGGGTGTGGCTGCGCCCGGCGAACCTCGAGGATTCCGGTTTCGACGACCTGGCCGGGCGGGCGCGGGTGCTGTCGGCGCGCGACGACGACCCGGCCGCGTTGGCCGCCGCGCTGTGGGACCTCGACGGCTGGGCGGGGCGCGGCCGAGACCTGCTGGCCGCGTTGTCGCGCGCCGACGACGTTCCCGCCCGGTTCGCCGTCGCCGCCGCCATCGTGCGCCACCTGCTCACCGACCCGGTGCTGCCGACCGCGCTGCTGCCCCCCGATTGGCCGGGGGACCAGCTGCGGGCGGCCTACCGGGAATTCGCCGCCGACTTCGCCCGGCGGCTAGCCTCGACGCCATGA
- a CDS encoding crotonase/enoyl-CoA hydratase family protein translates to MDFDNLATMTYQVTGRVARITFNRPEKGNAIIAATPLELAACVERADLDPAVRVILVSGRGEGFCAGFDLSAYADQSAPDGAGGDRRGTVLDGQTQLRNHRPDAPWDPMLDYQMMNRFVRGFASLMRADKPTVVKIHGYCVAGGADIALHADQIIVASDAKIGYPPMRVWGVPAAGLWAHRLGDQRAKRLLFTGDCITGAQAAEWGLAVEAPEPADLDERTERLVERIASMPVNQLMMAKLACNTALLQQGVVTSQMVSTVFDGIARHTPEGHGFVADALANGFRDAVRRRDEPYGDAGRRASGV, encoded by the coding sequence GTGGACTTCGACAACCTGGCCACCATGACCTACCAGGTCACCGGGCGCGTCGCCCGGATCACCTTCAACCGGCCGGAGAAGGGCAACGCGATCATCGCCGCCACCCCGCTGGAACTGGCCGCCTGCGTGGAGCGCGCCGACCTGGACCCGGCGGTGCGGGTGATCCTGGTGTCCGGCCGCGGCGAGGGCTTCTGCGCCGGGTTCGACCTGTCGGCCTACGCCGACCAGAGCGCGCCCGACGGCGCCGGCGGGGACCGCCGCGGCACCGTCCTGGACGGACAGACGCAACTGCGCAATCACCGGCCGGACGCGCCGTGGGACCCCATGCTCGACTATCAGATGATGAACCGGTTCGTCCGGGGCTTCGCCAGCCTGATGCGGGCGGACAAGCCGACGGTGGTCAAGATCCACGGCTATTGCGTCGCCGGCGGCGCCGATATCGCGCTGCACGCCGACCAGATCATCGTCGCGTCCGACGCCAAGATCGGTTACCCGCCGATGCGGGTCTGGGGCGTCCCGGCCGCCGGGCTGTGGGCGCACCGCCTCGGCGACCAGCGAGCCAAACGCCTGCTGTTCACCGGCGACTGCATCACCGGCGCGCAGGCCGCCGAGTGGGGGCTGGCCGTGGAAGCCCCAGAACCGGCGGACCTCGATGAGCGCACCGAGCGACTTGTCGAGCGCATCGCGTCGATGCCGGTCAACCAGCTGATGATGGCCAAACTCGCCTGCAACACCGCGCTGCTGCAGCAGGGCGTGGTCACCAGCCAGATGGTGTCGACGGTGTTCGACGGGATCGCCCGGCACACCCCCGAGGGCCACGGGTTCGTCGCCGACGCGCTGGCGAACGGTTTCCGCGACGCGGTCCGGCGCCGCGACGAACCCTACGGTGACGCCGGCCGGCGCGCCTCCGGGGTCTGA
- the fusA gene encoding elongation factor G, with protein MAQEVLTDLSKVRNIGIMAHIDAGKTTTTERILFYTGVNYKIGETHDGASTTDWMEQEQERGITITSAAVTCFWNGTQINIIDTPGHVDFTVEVERSLRVLDGAVAVFDGKEGVEPQSEQVWRQADKYDVPRICFVNKMDKLGADFYFSVRTMEERLGARAIPIQLPIGAENDFEGVVDLVEMVAKVWRGETKMGEKYEVVEIPADLADKVEEYRTKLLEVVAEADDDLMEKYLGGEELTVEEIKAGIRKLTVTSEIYPVLCGSAFKNKGVQPMLDAVVDYLPTPLDVPAAEGHVPGKEDEIISRKPSIDEPFSALAFKIAVHPFFGKLTYIRVYSGKVDSGSSVVNSTKGKKERLGKLFQMHANKENPVDSASVGHIYAVIGLKDTTTGDTLCDPNHQIVLESMTFPDPVIEVAIEPKTKSDQEKLGTAIQKLSEEDPTFKVHLDQETGQTVIGGMGELHLDILVDRMRREFKVEANVGKPQVAYRETIRKKVENVEFTHKKQTGGSGQFAKVQITLEPFVGEDGATYEFENKVTGGRIPREYIPSVDAGAQDAMQYGVLAGYPLVNVKVTLLDGAYHDVDSSEMAFKIAGSQALKKAANAAQPVILEPLMAVEVTTPEDYMGDVIGDLNSRRGQIQAMEERSGARVVKAQVPLSEMFGYVGDLRSKTQGRANYSMVFDSYAEVPANVSKEIIAKATGE; from the coding sequence GTGGCACAAGAGGTGCTCACCGACCTGAGCAAGGTCCGCAACATCGGCATCATGGCGCACATCGACGCCGGCAAGACCACCACCACCGAACGGATCCTGTTCTACACCGGGGTCAACTACAAGATCGGTGAGACCCACGACGGCGCCTCCACCACCGACTGGATGGAACAGGAGCAGGAGCGCGGCATCACCATCACCTCCGCCGCGGTGACCTGTTTCTGGAACGGCACCCAGATCAACATCATCGACACCCCCGGGCACGTCGACTTCACCGTCGAGGTGGAGCGCTCGCTGCGCGTGCTCGACGGCGCCGTGGCGGTGTTCGACGGCAAGGAAGGCGTCGAGCCGCAGTCCGAGCAGGTCTGGCGTCAGGCCGACAAGTACGACGTCCCGCGCATCTGTTTCGTCAACAAGATGGACAAGCTGGGCGCCGACTTCTACTTCTCGGTGCGCACCATGGAAGAGCGCCTCGGCGCCCGCGCCATCCCGATCCAGCTGCCGATCGGCGCCGAGAACGACTTCGAGGGCGTCGTCGACCTGGTCGAGATGGTCGCCAAGGTGTGGCGCGGCGAGACCAAGATGGGCGAGAAGTACGAGGTCGTCGAGATCCCCGCGGACCTGGCTGACAAGGTCGAGGAGTACCGGACCAAGCTGCTCGAGGTCGTCGCCGAAGCCGACGACGACCTGATGGAGAAGTACCTCGGTGGCGAGGAACTGACCGTCGAGGAGATCAAGGCCGGCATCCGCAAGCTCACCGTCACCTCCGAGATCTACCCGGTGCTGTGCGGCTCGGCGTTCAAGAACAAGGGCGTTCAGCCCATGCTCGACGCCGTCGTCGACTACCTGCCGACCCCGCTGGACGTCCCCGCCGCCGAGGGCCACGTGCCCGGCAAGGAAGACGAGATCATCAGCCGGAAGCCGTCGATCGACGAGCCGTTCTCCGCGCTGGCGTTCAAGATCGCCGTGCACCCGTTCTTCGGCAAGCTGACCTACATTCGGGTGTACTCCGGCAAGGTCGACTCCGGCTCCTCGGTGGTCAACTCCACCAAGGGCAAGAAGGAGCGTCTGGGCAAGCTGTTCCAGATGCACGCCAACAAGGAGAACCCGGTCGATTCCGCCTCCGTCGGCCATATCTACGCGGTCATCGGCCTCAAGGACACCACCACCGGTGACACCCTGTGCGATCCGAACCATCAGATCGTGCTGGAGTCGATGACCTTCCCCGATCCGGTGATCGAGGTGGCCATCGAGCCCAAGACCAAGAGCGACCAGGAGAAGCTGGGCACCGCGATCCAGAAGCTCTCCGAAGAGGACCCCACCTTCAAGGTGCACCTGGACCAGGAGACCGGCCAGACCGTCATCGGCGGCATGGGCGAGCTGCACCTGGACATCCTGGTGGACCGTATGCGCCGCGAGTTCAAGGTCGAGGCCAACGTCGGCAAGCCGCAGGTGGCCTACCGCGAGACCATCCGCAAGAAGGTCGAGAACGTCGAGTTCACCCACAAGAAGCAGACCGGTGGGTCGGGCCAGTTCGCGAAGGTGCAGATCACGCTGGAGCCGTTCGTCGGCGAAGACGGCGCGACCTACGAGTTCGAGAACAAGGTCACCGGCGGCCGCATCCCGCGCGAGTACATCCCGTCGGTGGACGCCGGCGCCCAGGACGCCATGCAGTACGGCGTGCTGGCCGGCTACCCGCTGGTGAACGTCAAGGTCACCCTGCTCGACGGCGCCTACCACGACGTCGACTCCTCGGAAATGGCCTTCAAGATCGCCGGTTCCCAGGCCCTGAAGAAGGCTGCCAACGCTGCGCAGCCGGTCATCCTGGAGCCCCTCATGGCCGTCGAGGTCACCACGCCCGAGGACTACATGGGCGACGTGATCGGCGACCTGAACTCCCGCCGTGGCCAGATCCAGGCCATGGAGGAACGCAGCGGCGCCCGTGTCGTCAAGGCGCAGGTTCCGCTGTCGGAGATGTTCGGCTACGTCGGCGACCTCCGGTCGAAGACCCAGGGCCGGGCGAACTACTCCATGGTGTTCGACTCGTATGCGGAAGTCCCCGCGAACGTGTCGAAGGAGATCATCGCGAAGGCGACGGGCGAGTGA
- the rpsG gene encoding 30S ribosomal protein S7, with protein MPRKGPAPKRPLVNDPVYGSQLVTQLVNKILLDGKKSTAERIVYGAMEQARDKTGTDPVITLKRALDNVKPSLEVRSRRVGGATYQVPVEVRPDRSTTLALRWLVSFSRARREKTMIERLANEILDASNGLGASVKRREDTHKMAEANRAFAHYRW; from the coding sequence ATGCCGCGCAAGGGCCCGGCGCCGAAGCGCCCCCTGGTCAACGATCCGGTCTACGGTTCGCAGCTGGTGACCCAGCTGGTCAACAAGATCCTGCTGGACGGCAAGAAGTCCACCGCCGAGCGCATCGTCTACGGCGCGATGGAGCAGGCCCGGGACAAGACCGGCACCGATCCGGTCATCACCCTCAAGCGCGCGCTGGACAACGTCAAGCCGAGCCTCGAGGTCCGCAGCCGCCGCGTCGGTGGCGCCACCTACCAGGTGCCGGTCGAGGTCCGTCCGGACCGCTCCACCACGCTGGCGCTGCGCTGGCTGGTCAGCTTCTCGCGGGCTCGCCGCGAGAAGACCATGATCGAGCGTCTCGCCAACGAGATCCTCGACGCCAGCAACGGCCTGGGCGCCTCCGTCAAGCGGCGTGAGGACACCCACAAGATGGCCGAGGCCAACCGCGCCTTTGCGCACTACCGCTGGTGA
- a CDS encoding DUF2628 domain-containing protein — protein MTEPHRDWTDQPAEDAGLADIWRRRFAFYDAYGTPNSSPEAQQAFKALPFGTRMRISGNFLAALFGPLYFFAKGMWRKGLSLLGLGLALGVVVAYTDFGGAIDRALNFVVPMIALLTANWCYYLQVRFRSESWNPFEGMTSHRPPGRRPEAHAADS, from the coding sequence ATGACCGAGCCGCACCGCGACTGGACGGATCAACCGGCCGAGGACGCCGGACTCGCCGACATCTGGCGCCGGCGGTTCGCCTTCTACGACGCCTACGGCACGCCGAACTCCTCACCGGAGGCACAGCAGGCGTTCAAGGCGCTGCCATTCGGAACCCGGATGCGGATCAGCGGGAACTTCCTGGCCGCTCTGTTCGGGCCGCTGTACTTCTTCGCCAAGGGCATGTGGCGGAAGGGCTTGAGCCTGCTCGGACTCGGCTTGGCGCTGGGCGTAGTGGTGGCCTACACCGACTTCGGCGGAGCGATCGACCGTGCGCTGAACTTCGTGGTGCCGATGATCGCGCTGCTGACCGCGAACTGGTGCTACTACCTGCAGGTCCGATTCCGCAGTGAGTCCTGGAACCCGTTCGAGGGGATGACCAGCCACCGGCCGCCCGGGCGTCGGCCCGAGGCGCATGCGGCTGACAGCTAA
- a CDS encoding DUF3060 domain-containing protein produces the protein MPGLGVRTFAPAVIAVTICGLAGCGGVGPGADDHGEPGSAISYSPMGTTMTIDCGSGRSLSVGGSNNKLTVTGACADVEITGSDNRLTVDKITGRVSTGGVNNTVTYRDGNPTVSDTGGGNTVRRG, from the coding sequence ATGCCCGGCCTCGGCGTCCGCACCTTCGCGCCCGCGGTGATCGCGGTCACAATCTGCGGGCTGGCCGGCTGCGGCGGCGTCGGCCCGGGCGCCGACGACCACGGCGAGCCCGGCAGCGCCATCAGCTACTCCCCGATGGGCACCACCATGACCATCGACTGCGGGTCGGGGCGTTCGCTGTCGGTCGGCGGCTCCAACAACAAGCTGACCGTCACCGGCGCCTGCGCCGATGTGGAGATCACCGGCAGCGACAATCGGCTCACCGTGGACAAGATCACCGGCCGGGTGTCGACCGGCGGGGTGAACAACACCGTGACCTACCGCGACGGGAACCCCACCGTGAGCGACACCGGTGGCGGGAACACCGTCCGGCGGGGTTGA
- a CDS encoding DUF2628 domain-containing protein produces the protein MPDWSEKYAGLPPIWQARFKFYDKFGHPASQNARAAAQQLDFWSRFLMRFNLWALLFSPIYFFIKGMWRKGLTLLALNIAAALGLSAAGWPNQWANLVAGAIGLVTANWAYYLHVTQRSVSWNPFEGSALSPGGERL, from the coding sequence ATGCCCGATTGGTCCGAGAAGTACGCCGGCCTGCCGCCGATCTGGCAGGCCCGATTCAAGTTCTACGACAAGTTCGGGCACCCCGCCTCGCAGAACGCCCGCGCCGCGGCGCAGCAGCTGGACTTCTGGAGCCGGTTCCTGATGCGGTTCAACCTGTGGGCGTTGCTGTTCAGCCCGATCTACTTCTTCATCAAGGGCATGTGGCGCAAGGGCCTGACGCTGCTGGCGCTGAACATCGCCGCCGCGCTGGGATTGTCCGCGGCCGGCTGGCCCAACCAGTGGGCGAATCTGGTCGCCGGTGCGATCGGGCTGGTGACCGCCAACTGGGCCTACTACCTGCACGTCACGCAGCGCAGCGTGTCCTGGAACCCGTTCGAGGGCTCGGCGCTGAGCCCGGGCGGCGAGCGACTGTGA
- a CDS encoding PQQ-binding-like beta-propeller repeat protein, with the protein MDGAPQQPRRGRWTLAGVLLGAGVTSLLAAIGFGVFARTYATRAQLPVRNSGGWDSATPGFAAVMAVLVSVLLLTAVVIAVVNRGWLPLAGLAGILAPWMLALCALPRHYRIMVDAYPPAQSVPVTLLAWTFAMAGAIVVLLAACCALVRRSGIGWRSATVGVAAAVAACVAFSVVVMGDMNPDRLFTATTAPSLAPPPVPDAVTGPALFTLRAADYEATVRAAEPGFVVRTPDGVRAFDADGRQRWEHLGKGPWQAAHIGVFDDGKTDVIDFDSGAHESGQLVGLDADTSERLWRHGYGPSLWEFRQQAATWDGADLRHLMLDSGRTLDRIDTRTGEQLWSVDSLELRSRVLFQNAAGIGYFGVDDEGQRRYIVLDPATGERRSDVEVDGSRDPRGVGSVGLIVGGEDGLRYVNAQTGGVWPFDTRALIPSGFDDQDFLTWSDTVMRGRRVTLRDGADGRARCDIVAPRDVSSAAWLPDAVLLGDADGVSVYRRADCAALPSSGIDGPVEEIVKAPGVLLMLERSGDVTTVTGYR; encoded by the coding sequence ATGGACGGCGCGCCCCAGCAACCGCGGCGCGGCCGATGGACGCTGGCCGGTGTGCTGCTCGGCGCGGGGGTGACGTCGCTGCTGGCGGCGATTGGCTTCGGGGTGTTCGCCCGCACCTATGCGACCCGCGCGCAGCTTCCGGTGCGCAACTCGGGCGGCTGGGACAGCGCGACGCCCGGCTTCGCCGCCGTGATGGCGGTGTTGGTGAGCGTCCTGCTGTTGACCGCCGTGGTGATCGCCGTGGTCAACCGCGGATGGCTGCCGCTGGCCGGCCTCGCCGGCATCCTGGCGCCGTGGATGCTCGCCCTGTGCGCCCTGCCGCGTCACTACCGGATCATGGTCGACGCCTACCCGCCGGCCCAGTCGGTGCCGGTGACCCTGCTGGCCTGGACCTTCGCCATGGCCGGCGCGATCGTGGTGCTGCTGGCCGCCTGCTGCGCGCTGGTGCGACGGAGCGGGATCGGGTGGCGGTCGGCCACTGTCGGGGTGGCGGCCGCGGTGGCGGCCTGCGTCGCGTTCTCGGTGGTGGTGATGGGCGACATGAACCCCGACCGGTTGTTCACCGCGACCACCGCGCCCAGCCTGGCGCCGCCGCCGGTCCCGGATGCCGTCACCGGCCCGGCGCTATTCACCCTGCGGGCGGCGGATTACGAGGCCACGGTGCGCGCCGCCGAACCGGGGTTCGTCGTCCGCACCCCCGATGGCGTCCGCGCCTTCGACGCCGACGGCCGGCAGCGCTGGGAACACCTCGGGAAGGGGCCCTGGCAGGCGGCGCACATCGGGGTGTTCGACGACGGGAAGACCGACGTGATCGACTTCGATTCCGGGGCGCACGAATCGGGCCAACTGGTCGGCCTGGACGCCGACACCAGCGAGCGGCTGTGGCGGCACGGTTACGGTCCGAGTCTCTGGGAATTTCGTCAACAGGCGGCGACCTGGGACGGCGCCGACCTGCGCCACCTGATGCTCGACAGCGGTCGGACGCTGGACCGGATCGACACCAGGACCGGTGAGCAGCTGTGGAGCGTCGATAGCCTCGAGCTGCGATCGCGGGTGCTGTTTCAGAACGCGGCCGGGATCGGCTACTTCGGTGTCGACGACGAAGGGCAGCGGCGCTACATCGTGCTGGACCCGGCGACCGGTGAGCGCCGGTCCGACGTCGAAGTCGACGGCTCCCGGGACCCGCGGGGCGTCGGCAGCGTCGGGCTGATCGTCGGCGGTGAGGACGGCCTCCGCTACGTGAACGCGCAGACCGGCGGCGTCTGGCCGTTCGACACCCGGGCGCTGATCCCGTCCGGCTTCGACGACCAGGACTTCCTCACCTGGAGCGACACGGTCATGCGCGGGCGACGGGTGACGCTGCGTGACGGGGCCGACGGCCGGGCGCGTTGTGACATCGTGGCGCCGCGGGACGTGAGTTCGGCGGCTTGGCTGCCCGACGCCGTGCTGCTGGGCGATGCCGACGGCGTGTCCGTCTACCGGCGCGCGGACTGCGCGGCGCTGCCCTCGTCAGGGATCGACGGTCCCGTCGAGGAGATCGTGAAGGCGCCCGGCGTGCTGCTGATGTTGGAGCGCAGCGGCGACGTCACCACGGTGACGGGCTACCGCTGA